The nucleotide sequence GCTGCTTATGTTGAGTGCAGTGTTGTGAGCATCCATGGAGGTTTTGGTGGGTGTTGTGCTAATGTTCTTCCTCACTCAGAATCTGTTCCACAAGTCCTAAAAAGATCGAGACCATAACCATCGACTTACTGCGATCTATTCAGGTTGTAGATGTTCCCAACGAGAAAGGCCACCAAAAGAATCAACAGTTATTTACCTGATTGAACTGTTTGATGCTCCATTGTTTAGTGCAATAGCTTTCTTCCAAGCACCTTTGTGCTTCTAATATCCAGTCATGGAAATTTTGATGTACCTGAATAAGAATCGTCAAAGCTATTCATTCTTGATGGCATCATCTATAAATATAACAGGTGCATACTAGAAGGAAGACGAAGGTATCGGGAGAAAATGACTGTAATTTGCTAGCCGGGTTATCTTCTAATCTCTGCCATTGTTTCTTTGCATCTTCCGGTTTTGGGATTAAAGCTGCTGATGTGTTGAAGTTTAGGATTCTGTGTCTTTTTCAGGCCACGCACAGTAGATGAGAGTTGACTTTTGTTTAGCTCTAGAGGATTGATCTGTCCTCAAAGTCAAACATAAGCAGCAATAGGACACGAAGATCGGAGTTGCTTTCTCATATTTTTCACACGTTATTCAACTTTGTTTGAGGAAGAAATCGAAAAATACATATTTCTAATTTTTGTAGGCCACGGGGGATGAGGGTTGACCTTGGCCAAGGGTCAAACGTAAGCAGCAGCATGTGAACACGACGATTGGGATTGCATTGTCATATCGTTcacaatttcttcttgaaaataatTATAAGCTGATATCTCAAAGTAGCAAGTCAAATCTGGTAGCTGATAACTCAACTGATGCAACAAGTACTACTCCATATCACTATTTCTCACTGTACAAACCTCCAAATCAAACTAAAAACCTCAGAAAATACAAataaaaaacaacaacaaaatagATTAAGCTATGTAAAACATTTTATCCTTTCTCGCACTCTTTGCAGATTGGAACCACTAGAACTGGCAGAGAGTTCTTGTTCACTGCTGGCCCGAAGGCAGCAGCTCACCGGAGCACATTGGAGGGTAGATGATTGGCTCGAGTGACTGCAAAGACCGGACAACCTCAATGATCGAGGGTCGCTTCTCGGGCAAAATAGCAGTGCAGCGAAGAGCAAGCTCCAGTACTTCCAACATGTCTCGCTGTGCCGTGCCAGAGATCTTAGGATCCAGTATTTGTGGAGCTCCATTGGTCATGTTTACTTTCCTTCTTACTAACTTGACGACGTCGAGCATCTCCCGAGCTTCTGGCTGCTCAGCTGGCCTTCCGGTGATGAGTTCCAGTAGCACAAccccgaagctgtacacgtccATTTCCTCTGATGGTTTCTTGCTGCTGCAACCATACTCTGCAACCATTAGCAGCATACATTATCATGCAGTTTCCAGTGCCAACTGCTTATAATGAAGCAAGGCAATGTTCTTGGCATCTATAGCAAGTAGATCTTGTTGTTACAATTTCAGCTAAAGGAAATTATATTAACCATTACTAGAGTGCAGTGCATTACGTCTGTAGCATAAAAGAGACTTATCTACTATTTCACTCAAGAACATCATGTGGCTGTAATttgtatatcatcaatgttaTTGTGATTTCAATCCACTTCAGTACAATTGATGCAAGAAGAATAAAGGCATCTCATGATTAAATTGGCTTGACACCGAAAGAACTGCAAGCAATGTTTTCTCACATTATATAGCATACCTGGAGGCATATAGCAGTAGCTACCCAACTCGGAAGCTACTGATGATTTGTATGAGGTCTCCCCAATCACACGATCAAGGCCAAAATCGGATACCTTTGGCTCAAAATCATCTCCAATGAGAATATTGTTAGATTTCATGTTCCTGTGAAGTATCTGCGAGACATAATCTTTGTGAAGGTAGAGTAATCCTTGTGCAGATCCAATTGCCAGTTTGAGGCGAAGACTCCACTCGAACGAAAAGCCCGGTCGACGAAGAGCATCTCCTAAGCTCCCCTTTCGCAGGTACTCGAAGATGAGAAGAATGGTGCCTTTGGAGTAACAAAAGCCCAACAGCTTGGTCAGGTTCCGGTGCCTGGCCTTTGCCAGTATCTTGATCTCCGACTTCACCTTCCTGAAAGATAAATTACTGGAGTTGAGCAATCTCTTGACTGCAACAAATTCTCCCCCTGGTAGCTGGACGACATGAACTTTGCCGAAAGCTCCTTCACCGATTGCATTTTTCTCGACTAAAGCCATCAGCAGTTCCTCCTCTGTGATCCTGAGAGGATAAAAGAACACTGATTTCCATGTACATGGATTCGACTTGCTTCGAGACAACCTATATACCACATACAGTCCTGCAGTTAATACCATGAAACCAACAGCAATGGACATCACGATTACTGCCCAAATCAATCTGTTGGTGTTGAATCTCTGCCTTCCCGGTGGCACATTGCATGGATTAGGCAACCCAGGTCCACACAAGCCTGGATTCCCCTGTAGAAATGAAGCTGGAAGACCAGAAACCAGAGAAGGTGGAACACTTCCTGATAGCTGATTGAAAGAAACATTGAACAGAGCAAGTTTTAAGTTTTGAAGCTCCAATGGGATCTCGCCACTGAGTTTATTGTTGGAAATGTCGATGTACGTCAACACCGGCAAATGCCCAAGAGAAGGTGGGATGTTCCCGGTGAAACTGTTGTCTGCCAAGGATAAAGAGACCAAC is from Musa acuminata AAA Group cultivar baxijiao chromosome BXJ3-8, Cavendish_Baxijiao_AAA, whole genome shotgun sequence and encodes:
- the LOC135645828 gene encoding probably inactive leucine-rich repeat receptor-like protein kinase At5g06940; this encodes MQTQGVGRRNTRELAAMASSSALRTLLLPLFLSFLSTLSSSSESDLLLTFKSSIEDPTLALSNWSPNSTTHCNWTGITCSNATSLVTSVDLHNLNLSGDISPSICHLPQLSHLNLANNFFNQLIPLQLSECAGLVTLNLSNNLLWGTLPDQIVLLSNLTTLDLSRNRIAGQIPLSLGSLGSLQVLNLGSNLFSGILHPPLFRNLSELVLLDVSQNPSLASELPQEIGRLAKLRWLLMQRSGLYGAIPQSFLGLRELKVLDLSQNNLTGKIPLGFGLAFLKLTTLDLSQNMLSGSFPTDVCYGKSLIELSLHDNSFTGPIPNIIEKCSSLERFQVHDNSFAGELPSGLWSLPELKLFRAENNQFSGELPDLVGVSSRLEQVQIDNNSFTGRIPRGLGLVHTMYRFSASLNGFSGNLPESIFDSPVLSIINLSHNSLTGSIPEFRNCRKLVSLSLADNSFTGNIPPSLGHLPVLTYIDISNNKLSGEIPLELQNLKLALFNVSFNQLSGSVPPSLVSGLPASFLQGNPGLCGPGLPNPCNVPPGRQRFNTNRLIWAVIVMSIAVGFMVLTAGLYVVYRLSRSKSNPCTWKSVFFYPLRITEEELLMALVEKNAIGEGAFGKVHVVQLPGGEFVAVKRLLNSSNLSFRKVKSEIKILAKARHRNLTKLLGFCYSKGTILLIFEYLRKGSLGDALRRPGFSFEWSLRLKLAIGSAQGLLYLHKDYVSQILHRNMKSNNILIGDDFEPKVSDFGLDRVIGETSYKSSVASELGSYCYMPPEYGCSSKKPSEEMDVYSFGVVLLELITGRPAEQPEAREMLDVVKLVRRKVNMTNGAPQILDPKISGTAQRDMLEVLELALRCTAILPEKRPSIIEVVRSLQSLEPIIYPPMCSGELLPSGQQ